A region of the Candidatus Zixiibacteriota bacterium genome:
GACCCGCTCAAAATCAGGTACAATCCGGCCGGGATATAGATTAAGAACGGACCGACCAGCGGAAGAAACGCCAGGAACGCCATGATTGCCCCCCAGAATACCGCCGAGTCAATTCCCATTATGGCGAAAAGTATTCCTCCCAGCGCCCCCTGTATTATTGCCATCGCCACCCCACCATACATGGTTCCTTCCACCACCTCTTTCATATAAGCATAAGTTATGTTCACTTTCTCCGGTTCCAGCGGCGTCAACCGCTTGAGATACGCGACCACTTTGTCGCCGTCGCGGAAAAAGAAAAACATCGTGAACAGGGTCAGAATGAACTGAAACAGAGTCTTGGTGATATCGGCAAGCACCGAGGTCGCCTTGGCGCCGATAATCTTGCTGACTGTGGCAACGGCATCCTTAATTACCGAATCAAAATCGACATTGGCTAAATCGGGATAGACCGAAAGCAGACGGTTCTTTATCCCTTCGATAAACGGAAGATATTTGGAAAAATAGATTTTCAGTTCGCCGCTCTGGTAGGCGTTGTTGATTCTGGTGAAGGCATCGGAGGCTTCCCCGACCAGCGACGCCAGAAGATAAAGCGCCGGACCGATAATCACAAAAAAGATTATCACGCAGGTTACAAAAGAGGAGATATTGGGCGACTTGATTTTCTTCCCCACCCGGCGATACAGAGGGAAAAAAACTATCACCAGCACTCCCCCCCAGGCAATCGGAGCAAAGAACGGCATCATCAATTTGTAGAACAGAAAAAAGAAAATACCGGTGACCAGAAAGAACAGGGCTATTAGAAAATATTCTTTTTTCATAGTAGTTCTGATGCTTCAATAATTATAATTGAGGAGTCCCCCCATTTAATCAACAACAATTTTCTTCGTTATTGTTACTCATCCCCATTATATTAGAGGGTATATGTTCCTAATAGTATGAGAGGGTAGATTACGTGAGCATAAAGAATTTCCTTGTTAAGAATAAGTCGTGGGTCATGTTCATCTTGGGAACCCTTGTGGGGTCAGGGTCATTATGGCAATGGAAGCAAGTCCAAATAAACCAGGGAGTTTATGATCTCCAGTGCACCCAACAGATTCTGGATTTGTATCGTGAAGTCAATACTCGCTTTGTTGAGCTTCTTGAATTGAGAAATCAGTATGTGAGGTCACGTGTCATCACTAACAAACCTGACCTAACCACTGAGGAACATGGCATGAGAGCGAGAATTAAAATGCTAGAAGGTGAGATAATTACATTTGAGAGAAATCTCGCAAATTGGGAAAATCGTAAACCCAGAGACCTCTTTGGGAATCTCCCACCCATGCCGCCGACTCTCAGGGCTTTGGACAATGATTCCGGGATTACTCTTGAGATTAGGCCTTTTTGAATAGCGTAGATCATAAATTACTCAAATCATAATCATGGAATTTCTTATCCAAAACAAACTCCGCCTCCACTACCCGCCGGTGGCGGTGATATTCCTGTTGCGTCAGTTCTTAGGTTCGAATCCTTTTCCTGTTGCGCCACTTCCTACTCCCGACTCCTGTCGGAACGAGAACTGACGCCCCGGTGCCCCACCGCCTTGGTCGCCGCGGTGACTTGCGGTGGGACTTGAACACAACATGACCTTTCCCGTTGCGTCACCTCTCCTCCCGCCTCTCCCGATACAACTGCCCAATCTCCGCCCCAACTATAAATATCACACAGGAATAAAAAACCCACAACGCCACCACCACGACAAAAACATATACCCCATATATCTGCTTCAGATTCGCCATATTGGTTATGTAATACCCAAAAAGCCTTCGCGCTATCTCCCAGAATAACGTCGCCCAGAAGGCGCTCACCGCCGGAACTTTCAACCCGAGACGGGCATACGGTATCAGATAATAAAAAATGAAAAAGCAGACAAAAATTATAAGGAAGGATAAAGCGGCGATGAAAAGATTCTCTCCCTGGCCGAACCGAAGCAGCTTCAGCCACTCAAACCGCACCGCCATCCCGCGGGAGATATCCAGAAGCGGAAATAGAAGGGTCGCGACCAGAAAGAAGAAGATAACCAGAAGCACCATCCCCAAATCTTTCAACTTTCCCCGAAGAAAATGCTCCTCCCGGTCAATCTTGAAGATACTGTTAAGGACAGTTCGCAGGCTGCTGAAAAGTCCGCTTGCCGCAAAGAACAATCCCACCGCTCCTACCAGTCCGGCCACCCCGCGATATGCCTTAAACTCTTCAATCCGCTGATACAGAAAATTTTTGACAAAAGAGGCGTAACGGTCATACGGAATCATCCGCTCTATCGCCGCGTTAATCTGCGTCTCCAGCGCGGCATTCTCCAGGATGGCGCCGAGTATCGAGAAGATTATCAGAACGAACGGAATGACACAGAGAAAAAGAGAAAACGCCAGCCCGCCTCCCAGCAGGATAACATGACGTTCATCGGCCCGCCGGAACAGCCCAAGAAGATAATGCTTCAGAAAATCCGTGACTGATTTTAACTCCAATCGCGCCATCCCTCACTCCTGACCTGAGTAACAATCTCTCTTCAATATATGCAGTCAAGAGATATATGCCAACCGTCGAAGATATCTTCCACCAATAAAAAACCGCCGCTGATTTTATCAACGGCGGTCTTCCGATTCTGCTTCGGATGCACTTACTTTCTACGGCGCATCAATCCTAAACCGGACAGCCCCAGCCCGAAAAGGGCCAGCGTGGCCGGCTCCGGAACGACATTGGAACTTCTATAATCAATCATCAGGCATGCCTGATCGATACGAAGTTTCCGCTCGCCGGCATAAACTGTTACATCCAGCGGACTGTTATTCCAGAAATCCTGGACATCAACATTTGTCAAATCGAAGTAACTGTCATCGTACGACCAGCTGTTGAGCGGGTCCCAATTCCAGGTTCCCTCAATACTGACAGCATTGTTGTTTTCATCCACCAGAGCGGCATTGACCCAAAGTTTCGCCCTCAGAATGATATCAGGCGGAACCCGCAGACCCTCCGGAAGAGTATGTCCCCAGGTCAATGAACTCGGATACCCGTTGTAACCGTCGCCGGATATGAACGCTCCGATACGCCCCGGATTGGCTTCCGGGTCGTAAAAGGTGACACAGGAGGCGAACATATAACGATGATCGTCTTGGTAAAATCTCCAATTCCTGGAAATCTCCTCAACCATCACCGGAGCGGCAAGAAGTTGCGCCGGAATGGCCAGTACGAAAAGAATCAAAACCAGTCTAACCAACGATTTGGCCATTATATTTCCCAAATTAAAGGTAAATAGTATAGCTCAAATAAGCAATTCCCGTACCTTAACATAACCAATTAACTTTCAACATGATAACTGTTTTGGCTCGAACCACTTGTTCATTTTTTGAGCAATTCCCGTTATATTATATGCAATTCGATGCGTATCTGAAAGAGCCTTCCTCGGCAGAAAAACATCCCGGGTGCTATAAACTTAAGTTTATACGTCACACAATCTGCATTCTTTGTTATATCCGAGTTCATCAATCCCTCCATTTTTGAAACTGTTCAGATATCGCGCTTCTCCCAGACCATAGCCACCCGCGCGACGTCTCTCAATTAGAGAGCAATATAGTCCATTATAAGAGTCTTGATTTTCCCTCTGACTACCGCTATCATTGTAACCATTAGAAAGGAGTCCTCGATTCAAATCAGGAATGACGATACCATAGCGGCGATAATCACCCCTCCCGGGGAAGGCGGCATAGGCGCCATCCGAATCGCCGGCCCGGAGACTTCCAAAATCCTCACCCGCATTTTCCGCCCCGGCGAAACCCGCGACACAACTCTTCGCCCTTTTCATCTCTATTACGGGCATATCGTGGATAATGATGGCGACGTTATTGATGAAGTCACCGCGGCGGTCATGCCCGAAGGACACTCCTACACCGGACAACTCCAGGCGGAAATATTCTGTCATGGCGGGCAGTTTGTGTTGCGACGAATTCTCGAAGAGATCCTGCACAAAAATGCCCGGGCCGCCGAACCGGGGGAGTTTACCCGGCGGGCTTTTCTCTCCGGGAAAATCGACCTGGCGCGAGCCGAAGCGGTCGCCGACCTAATAGCATCCAAAACAGACTATTCCTACCGCGTCGCCCGCAATAATCTCCTGGGGCGTCTCTCTCTGGAAATCGACTCGGTCCGAAATGCGATTATCGACCTTCTGGCGGAAATAGAAGCCGCCGTTGATTATCCTGAAGAGGAGCTGGAGACGGCGGGCTACCCGGCGCTGGTTCGGTCACTTGGGGAAACCATCAAAACTATCGAAAACCTGACAAAGAGTTATCGAAGCGGCAGAATCATCAAAGAAGGATTCAA
Encoded here:
- a CDS encoding AI-2E family transporter; this encodes MKKEYFLIALFFLVTGIFFFLFYKLMMPFFAPIAWGGVLVIVFFPLYRRVGKKIKSPNISSFVTCVIIFFVIIGPALYLLASLVGEASDAFTRINNAYQSGELKIYFSKYLPFIEGIKNRLLSVYPDLANVDFDSVIKDAVATVSKIIGAKATSVLADITKTLFQFILTLFTMFFFFRDGDKVVAYLKRLTPLEPEKVNITYAYMKEVVEGTMYGGVAMAIIQGALGGILFAIMGIDSAVFWGAIMAFLAFLPLVGPFLIYIPAGLYLILSGS
- a CDS encoding YihY/virulence factor BrkB family protein, with amino-acid sequence MARLELKSVTDFLKHYLLGLFRRADERHVILLGGGLAFSLFLCVIPFVLIIFSILGAILENAALETQINAAIERMIPYDRYASFVKNFLYQRIEEFKAYRGVAGLVGAVGLFFAASGLFSSLRTVLNSIFKIDREEHFLRGKLKDLGMVLLVIFFFLVATLLFPLLDISRGMAVRFEWLKLLRFGQGENLFIAALSFLIIFVCFFIFYYLIPYARLGLKVPAVSAFWATLFWEIARRLFGYYITNMANLKQIYGVYVFVVVVALWVFYSCVIFIVGAEIGQLYRERREER
- a CDS encoding PEP-CTERM sorting domain-containing protein translates to MAKSLVRLVLILFVLAIPAQLLAAPVMVEEISRNWRFYQDDHRYMFASCVTFYDPEANPGRIGAFISGDGYNGYPSSLTWGHTLPEGLRVPPDIILRAKLWVNAALVDENNNAVSIEGTWNWDPLNSWSYDDSYFDLTNVDVQDFWNNSPLDVTVYAGERKLRIDQACLMIDYRSSNVVPEPATLALFGLGLSGLGLMRRRK
- the mnmE gene encoding tRNA uridine-5-carboxymethylaminomethyl(34) synthesis GTPase MnmE — encoded protein: MIFPLTTAIIVTIRKESSIQIRNDDTIAAIITPPGEGGIGAIRIAGPETSKILTRIFRPGETRDTTLRPFHLYYGHIVDNDGDVIDEVTAAVMPEGHSYTGQLQAEIFCHGGQFVLRRILEEILHKNARAAEPGEFTRRAFLSGKIDLARAEAVADLIASKTDYSYRVARNNLLGRLSLEIDSVRNAIIDLLAEIEAAVDYPEEELETAGYPALVRSLGETIKTIENLTKSYRSGRIIKEGFKIAIAGRPNAGKSSLFNLLLNQNRAIVAPIPGTTRDYLSEWIDLDGLAVQLTDTAGLRGKAGIIEKAGQASAQRIIKESDLVIWLVDITRKGWQKEIQADLKSLSNRNILLLYNKIDIAKKLHGETLKSPDFPHPRFPVSCLTGEGIAHFRRHLKTVTSAELPDLTDRLVITSERHQTKLKNACRHFKKALQSLKKQLSPELTAFDLRQGLNEIDEITGRVYNEQILDRIFSRFCIGK